A section of the Centropristis striata isolate RG_2023a ecotype Rhode Island chromosome 7, C.striata_1.0, whole genome shotgun sequence genome encodes:
- the rnf215 gene encoding RING finger protein 215 yields MASARCCYSLWVTVPLVLLRWPGLLVAAEQVALVEVFLEQRPAVSALLQGEVVEAGRASSKSTEDRDEEREELQGELVLVENEETQVSGGKGEEDTKEQEPWIGVVPVEMDDSKASTGNQESFADTMVNKMKRALVLGASALIILALNQNTVSEMDLSQVLSKPIIVIQTSENVTKLIGALLRGLHATARITYKTILQDNLGATLTLWSSCGRSRGGRYGEWQGVICTGETNSQVQKYLQQLWDTVLLVALILSTGVIVQARWHYQDRQLNDNLELFPKQDVLKRMSSLKTKTYRQPKPWCDPSQPLETDNCAVCLEPFNNNQCLRVLPCLHEYHRDCVDPWLLLHHTCPLCKRSILGSVRRDS; encoded by the exons ATGGCCTCGGCCCGCTGCTGCTACTCTCTCTGGGTAACGGTGCCGCTCGTCCTGCTGCGGTGGCCCGGGCTGCTGGTCGCGGCTGAGCAGGTCGCTCTGGTGGAGGTTTTCTTGGAGCAGCGGCCCGCTGTCAGCGCTCTGCTGCagggggaggtggtggaggcCGGCAGGGCCAGCAGCAAGAGCACCGAGGACCGGGACGAGGAGCGAGAAGAGCTGCAGGGAGAGCTGGTCCTG GTTGAGAATGAGGAGACGCAGGTCAGCGGAGGAAAAGGCGAGGAGGACACCAAAGAGCAGGAGCCGTGGATCGGGGTGGTGCCTGTGGAGATGGACGACAGCAAAGCGTCCACCGGGAACCAGGAGTCCTTCGCTGATACGATGGTCAACAAA ATGAAGCGAGCGTTGGTCCTCGGAGCTTCTGCCCTGATCATTCTGGCTCTCAACCAAAATACTGTCAGTGAG atGGATCTGTCTCAGGTGCTGTCCAAGCCCATCATTGTGATCCAGACGTCTGAAAACGTCACCAAGCTGATCGGAGCTCTGCTCAG GGGTCTTCATGCAACGGCAAGAATCACATACAAGACGATCCTGCAGGACAACCTG GGAGCCACGCTCACGCTGTGGTCCAGCTGCGGCCGGTCCAGAGGGGGGCGCTACGGGGAGTGGCAGGGGGTCATCTGCACGGGAGAGACCAACTCTCAGGTCCAG AAATACCTGCAGCAGCTGTGGGACACCGTCCTCCTGGTGGCTCTGATCCTCAGCACCGGAGTCATCGTTCAGGCTCGCTGGCATTACCAGGACCGCCAGCTCAACGACAACCTGGAG cTCTTTCCCAAACAGGACGTCCTGAAGAGAATGTCCTCCCTGAAGACCAAAACGTATCGTCAGCCCAAACCGTGGTGCGACCCGTCCCAGCCGCTGGAGACGGACAACTGTGCGGTCTGTCTGGAGCCGTTCAACAACAACCAG TGTCTGCGGGTGCTGCCGTGTCTCCATGAGTACCACAGAGACTGTGTGGACCcctggctgctgctgcatcaCACCTGTCCTCTGTGTAAACGCAGCATCCTCG GCAGCGTCCGCAGAGACAGTTAA